One window of the bacterium genome contains the following:
- the fdhF gene encoding formate dehydrogenase subunit alpha yields the protein MPRLTINGQSCEVPEGTTLLAAASRLGITIPTLCDDPRLEPSGACRLCVVEIASAARPVTACNTVAADGMTVTTHSPDLERDRRTLLKLLAEHYPAGPLEAFPQKPFHRLLAQYGVQASGPPHAPRGDDSHPYLHADMSQCITCFRCVRICEEVQGQFVWKAWERGDATTIVPDSGTNLLESSCVACGACVDTCPTGALEDQGILKKGVPERWTRTTCPYCGVGCEMELGTIGPEVVTARPVLDAPVNKGHLCVKGRYAHEFVHAEDRITSPMIRDNGDWRPATWDEALSFAAARLQRIRKAHGPDAIGVLGSARATNEENYVAQKFARAVLGTNNVDCCARVCHTPSAAALKWMLGTGASTNSFDDIELSKTLLLVGTNATENHPVVGARIKEHVLKTGANLIVIDPRETELARYARIHLAPRPGTNIPLLHAMAHVLLAEGLADTGFLKARVTELEEFRNFIAEWTPERSAGICGVDASKIREAARHYATDRPSMSFHGLGLTEHVQGTEGVMALINLALLTGNLGRPGAGINPLRGQNNVQGAAHMGCDPGILTGAVSLKDNRERFENVWGAKIPETRGLNLLDMMDAADAGRFKALWVIGYDVLLSNANLTQTRKSFAAMDLVVIQDLFLNETAREFGTVFLPVVSSYEKDGTFMNAERRIQKVRKAIEPVGDSKTDLEVLYLAAKALGAEEILPQRSSEEVWNEIRRVWPAGAGISYGRIEDHGIQWPCPTEDDAGTAILHEGVFASGTTAALRRIDYRPTEETTTDDFPFLLSTGRTLYQFNAGTMTLRTPNALLRPRDLLEIAPADAERLRIREGETVSVVSRHGRIKLPARITPSVKPGELFATFHTPEAEVNLVTSPHRDRFVKACEYKVTAVRLETAAGKTR from the coding sequence ATGCCTCGCCTGACCATCAACGGGCAGTCCTGCGAGGTCCCGGAGGGCACCACCCTGCTGGCCGCCGCCTCCCGGCTGGGCATCACGATCCCCACGCTCTGCGACGATCCGCGGCTCGAGCCCAGCGGGGCCTGCCGCCTCTGCGTGGTGGAGATCGCCTCCGCCGCCCGTCCCGTCACGGCCTGCAACACGGTCGCCGCCGACGGCATGACGGTGACCACCCACAGCCCCGATCTGGAGCGGGATCGCCGGACCCTCCTCAAGCTCCTCGCGGAGCATTATCCCGCGGGACCCCTCGAGGCCTTTCCGCAAAAACCCTTTCACCGTCTCTTGGCCCAGTACGGCGTTCAGGCCTCGGGCCCTCCCCACGCCCCGCGGGGCGACGACTCCCACCCCTACCTTCATGCCGACATGTCCCAATGCATCACCTGCTTTCGGTGCGTGAGGATCTGCGAGGAGGTCCAGGGACAATTCGTCTGGAAGGCCTGGGAGCGCGGGGACGCCACGACGATCGTCCCCGACTCCGGCACAAACCTCCTCGAGAGCTCGTGCGTCGCCTGCGGGGCGTGCGTCGACACCTGCCCCACAGGGGCCTTGGAGGACCAAGGCATCCTCAAGAAGGGAGTCCCGGAGCGGTGGACGCGAACGACCTGCCCTTACTGCGGCGTGGGCTGCGAGATGGAACTGGGGACCATCGGTCCGGAGGTCGTCACCGCACGTCCGGTCCTCGACGCGCCCGTCAACAAGGGGCACCTGTGCGTCAAAGGACGCTATGCCCACGAATTCGTCCATGCCGAGGACCGGATCACCTCCCCGATGATCCGGGACAACGGGGATTGGAGGCCGGCGACCTGGGACGAGGCCCTCTCTTTTGCCGCCGCTCGCCTCCAACGCATCCGGAAGGCGCACGGGCCCGACGCCATCGGCGTCCTGGGATCCGCCCGCGCCACCAACGAGGAGAACTACGTCGCGCAGAAATTCGCCCGCGCGGTGTTGGGCACGAACAACGTCGATTGTTGCGCCCGCGTCTGCCACACCCCGTCCGCCGCCGCCCTCAAGTGGATGCTGGGGACCGGGGCTTCCACGAATTCCTTCGATGACATCGAGCTCTCCAAGACCCTCCTCCTGGTCGGCACGAACGCGACGGAGAACCATCCCGTCGTGGGGGCCCGGATCAAGGAGCACGTCCTCAAGACCGGGGCGAACCTCATCGTCATCGATCCGCGGGAGACCGAGCTCGCCCGCTACGCCCGTATCCACCTCGCGCCCCGGCCCGGGACGAACATCCCGCTGCTCCACGCGATGGCGCACGTCCTCCTGGCGGAGGGGCTTGCGGACACCGGGTTTCTCAAGGCCCGCGTGACGGAGTTGGAGGAGTTCCGGAACTTCATCGCGGAATGGACGCCCGAGCGCTCCGCGGGGATCTGCGGCGTCGATGCGTCCAAGATCCGCGAGGCCGCACGCCACTATGCGACGGATCGGCCCTCGATGAGCTTCCACGGCCTGGGGCTCACCGAACACGTGCAAGGCACGGAGGGCGTCATGGCCCTCATCAACCTGGCCCTGCTGACCGGAAACCTGGGCCGGCCCGGCGCGGGGATCAATCCGTTGCGGGGCCAGAACAACGTCCAGGGCGCGGCCCACATGGGCTGCGACCCCGGAATCCTGACCGGCGCCGTGTCCCTCAAGGACAACCGCGAACGTTTCGAAAACGTTTGGGGCGCGAAGATCCCCGAGACACGCGGGCTGAACCTCCTGGACATGATGGATGCCGCCGACGCCGGCCGTTTCAAGGCCCTGTGGGTGATCGGCTACGACGTCCTCCTGAGCAACGCGAATTTGACCCAGACCCGGAAATCCTTCGCCGCCATGGACCTGGTCGTCATCCAGGACCTCTTCCTGAACGAGACGGCCCGCGAGTTCGGGACCGTCTTCCTGCCCGTCGTGTCTTCCTACGAGAAGGACGGCACGTTCATGAACGCCGAAAGGAGGATTCAGAAGGTCCGCAAGGCGATCGAGCCCGTCGGCGATTCCAAGACCGACCTCGAGGTCTTGTATTTGGCTGCCAAGGCCCTGGGCGCGGAGGAGATCCTGCCCCAGAGGTCTTCCGAAGAGGTCTGGAACGAGATCCGCCGCGTGTGGCCCGCCGGGGCGGGGATCAGCTACGGGCGGATCGAGGACCACGGCATCCAGTGGCCCTGCCCCACGGAGGACGACGCGGGCACGGCCATCCTCCACGAAGGCGTCTTCGCCTCGGGGACGACCGCCGCCCTCCGCCGGATCGACTACCGGCCCACCGAGGAAACGACGACGGACGATTTCCCGTTCCTCCTCTCGACGGGCCGGACGCTTTACCAGTTCAACGCGGGCACGATGACGCTGCGGACCCCGAACGCCCTCCTCCGCCCCCG
- a CDS encoding NADH-ubiquinone oxidoreductase-F iron-sulfur binding region domain-containing protein, with protein MKTIPDPIASFYGLEENDEKGRPCRGAACFVARHVNPERWREACLGRALYCLGQCFAAPAAPEPGLRPLIRSDARTTVVLEGLLQGPCRTVRDYKRRGGFRALERALGLGPEAILAEVEASGLRGRGGAGFSTGRKWRMVAQAASADGDKFVVANADEGDPGAYIDRFLMEDDPFRLIEAMAIAACAVGATKGLIYLRQEYPAARSILEGALEEARRETGHPIDLELVVGRGSYVCGEETALIRSIEDERPEVLARPPYPTERGLLDRPTLVNNVETLASIPWIVQNGGAAYHAMGIGKSRGTKAVSLNSLFRRPGLYEVEFGLPVRRIVEDLGGGLAEGAIQGLLIGGPLAGVLPPSLFETPFAFEELAAAGAAVGHGGVVAFDERTSLKDLILHVFAFAADESCGKCTPCRLGSRRIERALERGELTRADWEDIVSALGRTSLCGLGGGLAEFAKSLSRHYPKELARCLA; from the coding sequence GTGAAAACCATTCCCGACCCCATCGCGTCCTTCTACGGACTCGAGGAGAACGACGAGAAGGGACGGCCCTGCCGCGGGGCCGCCTGCTTTGTCGCCCGCCATGTGAATCCGGAACGCTGGCGCGAGGCCTGCCTGGGGCGCGCCCTCTACTGTCTGGGCCAGTGTTTCGCCGCGCCCGCGGCGCCGGAGCCGGGGCTTCGGCCGCTCATCCGATCGGACGCGCGGACAACCGTCGTCTTGGAGGGTCTCCTTCAAGGTCCCTGCCGGACGGTCCGCGATTACAAACGCCGCGGGGGGTTCCGGGCCCTCGAGAGGGCCTTGGGCCTGGGACCGGAGGCGATCCTCGCCGAGGTCGAGGCCTCCGGGCTCCGCGGCCGCGGCGGCGCCGGCTTTTCCACCGGACGCAAGTGGCGCATGGTCGCGCAGGCCGCCTCCGCCGACGGCGACAAGTTCGTCGTCGCCAACGCCGATGAGGGCGATCCCGGGGCCTACATCGACCGCTTCCTGATGGAGGACGACCCGTTCCGGTTGATCGAGGCCATGGCCATCGCCGCCTGCGCCGTGGGCGCGACGAAGGGGCTGATCTATCTCCGGCAGGAATACCCGGCGGCGCGATCGATCCTCGAGGGCGCGTTGGAGGAGGCTCGCCGCGAGACGGGCCACCCGATCGACCTCGAGCTCGTCGTCGGGCGCGGGAGCTACGTGTGCGGCGAAGAGACGGCCCTCATCCGTTCCATCGAGGACGAGCGGCCCGAGGTCCTGGCGCGGCCTCCGTACCCGACCGAACGCGGCCTCTTGGACCGGCCGACCCTGGTCAACAACGTGGAGACCCTCGCCTCGATCCCGTGGATCGTCCAAAACGGCGGAGCGGCCTATCACGCGATGGGCATCGGAAAGAGCCGGGGGACCAAGGCGGTCTCCCTCAACTCCCTCTTCCGGCGCCCGGGTCTCTACGAGGTCGAATTCGGCCTCCCGGTCCGGAGGATCGTCGAGGACCTGGGCGGCGGGCTCGCGGAGGGGGCGATCCAAGGCCTCTTGATCGGCGGCCCCCTGGCCGGCGTCCTCCCGCCTTCGCTGTTCGAGACGCCCTTCGCGTTCGAGGAGTTGGCCGCCGCCGGGGCGGCGGTGGGCCATGGCGGGGTCGTCGCCTTCGACGAGCGGACCTCCCTCAAGGATCTGATCCTGCACGTCTTCGCCTTCGCCGCGGACGAGTCCTGCGGCAAGTGCACGCCCTGCCGCCTCGGAAGCCGCCGGATCGAAAGGGCCCTGGAACGCGGCGAACTGACCCGCGCGGATTGGGAGGACATCGTCTCCGCCCTGGGGAGGACCAGTCTCTGCGGCCTGGGCGGCGGGCTCGCGGAATTCGCCAAGAGCCTCTCGCGCCATTACCCGAAGGAGCTCGCGCGATGCCTCGCCTGA
- a CDS encoding Hsp20/alpha crystallin family protein has translation MANEKNPAVPAERRPATRGLWPVHEAIDRMFNDWFGDVGLEPLLPRAAAALQIPSTDVAETEKEVLITAELPGMDEKDIEVSLNHDRLVIKGEKKEEQEEKRKDYYRKERRFGSVYREIPLPCEVVTDKVNATFAKGVLKISLPKTPQAQKATVKIPIKGA, from the coding sequence ATGGCGAACGAAAAAAATCCGGCGGTGCCAGCGGAGAGAAGGCCCGCCACGCGCGGTCTGTGGCCCGTGCACGAGGCGATCGACCGCATGTTCAACGACTGGTTCGGCGACGTGGGGCTGGAGCCCCTTCTGCCCCGCGCGGCGGCGGCGCTGCAGATCCCGAGCACCGACGTGGCCGAGACGGAGAAGGAGGTCCTCATCACGGCGGAACTCCCGGGCATGGACGAGAAGGACATCGAGGTCAGCCTGAACCACGACCGCCTCGTCATCAAGGGGGAGAAGAAGGAGGAGCAGGAGGAGAAGCGGAAGGACTACTACCGCAAGGAGCGGCGCTTCGGCTCCGTGTACCGCGAAATCCCTCTTCCCTGCGAGGTGGTGACGGACAAGGTGAATGCGACGTTCGCGAAGGGCGTTCTGAAGATCTCGCTCCCGAAGACGCCCCAGGCGCAGAAGGCGACGGTCAAGATTCCGATCAAGGGCGCCTGA
- a CDS encoding DUF6448 family protein, whose amino-acid sequence MSKIMVLPVESRDYFVMALRMARLSLISLVLLAILFFPNKQTLAHCDGLDGPVVQAARKALESGNVNFVLPWVRKNDETEIKDAFRKTLAVRTVSPEARDLADTYFFETVVRIHRSGEGEAFTGLKPAGRDLGPAIPAADKAIENGSDRDLINLLTDEIREGIEAHFMRVLAKKNFNADHVKAGREYVKDYVEFIHYVERMHEAAQGRVHGHYPEAGAGGENHANDSN is encoded by the coding sequence ATGAGCAAGATCATGGTTCTTCCCGTCGAAAGCCGCGATTATTTCGTCATGGCATTGCGGATGGCCAGACTTTCGCTGATTTCGCTTGTTCTGCTCGCGATCCTCTTTTTCCCCAACAAGCAAACTTTGGCGCACTGCGATGGCTTGGACGGCCCGGTCGTCCAGGCGGCTCGAAAGGCCCTGGAGAGCGGAAACGTGAACTTCGTTCTCCCTTGGGTCCGGAAAAACGACGAGACTGAGATCAAGGACGCCTTTCGGAAAACGCTCGCCGTCCGGACAGTCAGCCCGGAAGCGCGGGATCTCGCGGACACGTATTTCTTCGAGACCGTGGTCCGCATCCATCGATCCGGGGAAGGAGAGGCCTTCACCGGTCTCAAGCCCGCGGGTCGCGATCTTGGCCCCGCCATACCGGCGGCGGACAAGGCGATCGAGAACGGCTCCGATAGGGACTTGATAAACCTCCTGACGGACGAGATCCGGGAAGGGATCGAGGCGCATTTTATGCGGGTTCTGGCAAAAAAGAATTTTAATGCCGATCACGTGAAGGCGGGTCGCGAGTACGTGAAGGACTACGTGGAGTTCATTCACTACGTGGAGCGGATGCACGAGGCGGCCCAAGGCCGGGTTCATGGCCATTATCCGGAAGCCGGCGCGGGAGGTGAAAATCATGCCAACGACTCGAACTGA
- a CDS encoding sigma-70 family RNA polymerase sigma factor yields MTAEDRDLSTMTDEALVERARSGDDASFDLLVRRYQQKVYGLALRLVGDPREAEEVLQETFLQVFRKLETYRGDARFWTWLYRIGSNVALMRLRSKKREPSRSLEEYLPRFNEEGRLERLDLDYGRVARADELLERKELAQKALEAIQRLPEAYRAPLVLRDLDELSTMETAKMLDLEPGVVRTRLHRARLMLRGYLGRLLGGEG; encoded by the coding sequence ATGACGGCCGAAGATCGCGATCTTTCCACGATGACGGACGAGGCGTTGGTCGAACGGGCGCGATCGGGAGACGATGCCTCGTTCGACCTGTTGGTCCGGCGTTACCAGCAGAAGGTGTACGGGTTGGCCCTGCGTCTTGTCGGCGATCCCCGGGAAGCGGAGGAGGTCTTGCAGGAAACCTTTCTGCAAGTGTTCCGGAAGCTGGAAACGTATCGTGGCGACGCGAGGTTTTGGACATGGCTCTACCGGATCGGATCCAACGTCGCCCTCATGCGCCTGCGGTCGAAGAAGCGGGAACCGTCCCGGTCCCTCGAGGAGTACCTGCCGAGGTTCAATGAAGAGGGGCGCCTCGAACGGTTGGACCTCGATTACGGCCGCGTGGCGCGCGCCGATGAGCTGCTTGAACGCAAAGAACTGGCGCAGAAGGCCTTGGAAGCGATCCAGCGTCTTCCGGAAGCCTACCGGGCGCCGCTGGTGCTGCGGGATTTGGACGAACTCTCCACGATGGAAACGGCGAAGATGCTCGATCTCGAACCCGGCGTCGTTCGAACGCGCCTTCACCGGGCGCGCCTGATGCTGCGGGGGTATCTGGGCCGTCTCTTGGGAGGTGAGGGGTGA
- a CDS encoding anti-sigma factor, which yields MGKKTCQETIELLMDYLEKRLSPEEHAALKEHFDECPPCLDFVRSYRETPRIVREATAVQIPPEVEQRLKDFLRKNR from the coding sequence ATGGGAAAAAAGACCTGTCAGGAAACTATTGAGCTTCTCATGGACTACCTCGAGAAAAGGCTTTCGCCGGAAGAGCATGCCGCGCTGAAGGAACATTTCGATGAATGTCCCCCCTGCCTCGACTTCGTGCGTTCTTACCGGGAGACCCCCCGCATTGTCCGTGAGGCCACCGCCGTGCAAATTCCGCCCGAGGTGGAACAGCGTCTCAAGGACTTCCTCCGGAAGAACCGCTGA
- a CDS encoding BrnA antitoxin family protein has protein sequence MKRIREFPFHRARRITPRETEMYRRAIEEKLGVKRPPRGRPQKEVDMKYRPISIRLDPRILKWAQTQGKRRGIGYQTVINLALLKLVA, from the coding sequence ATGAAGCGTATCAGAGAATTTCCCTTTCATAGGGCCAGGAGAATAACGCCACGAGAAACGGAAATGTATCGACGAGCCATCGAAGAAAAGCTTGGCGTGAAGCGACCTCCGAGGGGGAGACCTCAGAAGGAGGTAGACATGAAGTACCGGCCAATCTCCATCCGCCTGGACCCCCGTATCCTCAAATGGGCCCAGACCCAGGGAAAGCGCCGGGGCATCGGTTATCAGACGGTGATCAATCTGGCCTTGCTGAAACTGGTGGCTTGA
- a CDS encoding BrnT family toxin has translation MKFEWDPKKAAINLHKHAVSFEEAMTAFEDLDAFITVDELHSNDMEKRHWLIGCVDSGLLITVVFTERCGTTRLISARPASRRERKLYEAYQRISLS, from the coding sequence ATGAAGTTCGAATGGGATCCAAAGAAGGCAGCGATAAACCTTCACAAGCACGCTGTATCGTTTGAAGAGGCGATGACTGCTTTTGAGGATCTGGACGCTTTCATAACGGTGGATGAACTGCATTCTAATGATATGGAGAAGCGCCATTGGCTCATTGGCTGTGTTGATTCGGGATTACTGATCACGGTCGTCTTTACGGAGCGCTGTGGCACGACGAGACTCATCAGTGCTCGACCGGCCAGTCGGAGAGAAAGGAAACTTTATGAAGCGTATCAGAGAATTTCCCTTTCATAG
- the ftsH gene encoding ATP-dependent zinc metalloprotease FtsH — translation MIEEKPPLTRQWGWIALILLLVGGYLYLVKNPAWMGATETLSYSDFLNRLDKGELDEVTVSADQISGTLKAAAGEKPRRFTTVPVPDERLVERLNAKGVSFAGTARNTALWTLLGWVLPFLVLFWLWRSMVGRMAEGPQGGLMRAGKSKAKVYMEKDVKVTFDDVAGVEEAKEEVRELIDFLKDPTRYAQLGARAPKGILLVGPPGSGKTLMARAIAGEASVPFFSINGSEFVEMFVGLGAARVRDLFEQARANAPCLLFIDELDAVGKSRALGYLSGGAHEEMQQTLNQLLAEIDGFDPSKGIILLAATNRPEILDPALLRAGRFDRQILLDNPDLNGRAAILKVHMKKVKLASEVSAEKVAGLTPGFSGADLANLVNEAALLGTRRKAAAVEENDFVAAIERIVAGLERRKRLMNPEERRRVAYHEMGHATVALAEGELVQVQKVSIIPRGIGALGYTMQRPTEDRYLMSRGELVRKIAVLMGGRASETLFFDDVSTGAGDDLTKATNIARAMVTEYGMSGKLGLATFEVERSPFLQGATTASRRMEISEETSRIIDGEVKSILDEAYQRAAQAIERNRKFLEAGAKRLLEVETIDQKELQPLWQELGTGDDKKKPPVAVVRT, via the coding sequence GTGATCGAAGAAAAACCGCCGCTGACGCGTCAATGGGGCTGGATCGCCCTCATCCTCCTCCTCGTGGGCGGCTACCTCTACCTTGTCAAGAACCCGGCGTGGATGGGCGCGACCGAGACGCTCTCCTACAGCGACTTCCTCAACCGGCTGGACAAGGGAGAGCTCGACGAAGTGACCGTCTCGGCCGATCAGATCTCCGGGACCCTCAAGGCCGCGGCGGGGGAAAAGCCCCGGCGATTCACGACCGTCCCGGTCCCGGACGAGCGGTTGGTCGAGCGCCTGAACGCCAAGGGCGTGTCGTTCGCGGGGACGGCCCGAAACACCGCGCTGTGGACCCTTCTCGGTTGGGTCCTTCCCTTTCTCGTCCTCTTTTGGCTCTGGAGGTCCATGGTGGGCCGCATGGCCGAAGGCCCCCAGGGCGGACTCATGCGGGCCGGCAAGTCGAAGGCCAAGGTCTACATGGAGAAGGACGTCAAGGTCACGTTCGACGACGTCGCCGGCGTGGAGGAGGCCAAGGAAGAGGTGCGCGAGCTGATCGATTTCCTCAAGGACCCGACGCGCTACGCCCAGTTGGGGGCGCGGGCCCCCAAGGGCATCCTCCTGGTGGGACCTCCGGGTTCGGGCAAGACCCTCATGGCGCGCGCGATCGCCGGCGAGGCGAGCGTCCCGTTCTTCTCGATCAACGGCTCCGAATTCGTGGAGATGTTCGTGGGCCTGGGGGCCGCGCGCGTCCGCGACCTTTTCGAGCAGGCGCGGGCGAACGCCCCCTGCCTCCTCTTCATCGACGAACTCGACGCCGTGGGAAAATCCCGCGCCCTGGGCTACTTAAGCGGCGGCGCCCATGAGGAGATGCAGCAGACCTTGAACCAGCTCCTGGCCGAGATCGACGGCTTCGATCCGTCCAAGGGGATCATCCTCCTGGCCGCCACCAACCGTCCGGAGATCCTGGACCCCGCCCTCCTCCGGGCCGGGCGGTTCGATCGCCAGATCCTCCTGGACAACCCGGACCTGAACGGGCGCGCGGCGATCCTCAAGGTGCACATGAAGAAGGTGAAGCTCGCCTCCGAGGTTTCGGCCGAAAAGGTCGCGGGGCTGACGCCCGGATTCTCGGGCGCCGATCTCGCGAACCTGGTCAACGAGGCGGCGCTTCTCGGCACGCGCCGGAAGGCCGCGGCGGTCGAGGAAAACGACTTCGTCGCCGCCATCGAGCGGATCGTGGCCGGTCTCGAGCGGCGCAAGCGCCTCATGAACCCCGAGGAGCGCCGGCGGGTCGCCTACCACGAGATGGGCCATGCGACCGTCGCCCTGGCCGAAGGGGAGCTCGTCCAGGTCCAGAAGGTGAGCATCATCCCGCGCGGGATCGGCGCCCTGGGCTACACGATGCAGCGCCCCACCGAGGACCGCTATCTCATGAGCCGCGGGGAACTCGTCCGGAAGATCGCGGTGCTGATGGGCGGTCGGGCCTCCGAGACCCTCTTCTTCGACGACGTCTCCACCGGCGCGGGCGACGACCTCACGAAGGCGACCAACATCGCGCGGGCGATGGTGACCGAGTACGGGATGAGCGGCAAGCTGGGGCTGGCCACCTTCGAGGTGGAGCGCTCGCCCTTTCTCCAGGGCGCGACGACCGCTTCCCGGAGGATGGAGATCAGCGAGGAGACCTCCCGGATCATCGACGGCGAGGTGAAGTCGATCCTGGACGAGGCCTACCAGCGGGCCGCGCAGGCGATCGAGCGGAACCGTAAATTTTTGGAGGCCGGCGCCAAGCGCCTCTTGGAGGTCGAAACCATCGACCAAAAGGAACTCCAGCCCCTGTGGCAGGAGCTGGGGACCGGGGACGACAAGAAAAAACCCCCCGTCGCCGTCGTCAGGACGTGA